A stretch of the Archangium violaceum genome encodes the following:
- a CDS encoding sensor histidine kinase: MMADSFGLKTLAQVKRRNFFICAALLAVGAVGHCGVSGSADPAPLLSLLGWSSMFVLLGAAVGAGWIPAEWSGMCSGSVSLVAAALLIHVTGGPASPYFPMLSALPLVVATFASEIRGATILTSLGMVGVVVLLDTLAGMPARQMLLHVSCFGLISGVAIFLAGTYRRTRSAERSAQQERWVAQQERWVAQQERLVAQQERLAALERLAESERRRLRAERERAEVERLVLVGQLAAGVAHEVNNPLAFVKSNLHYLEQELLGGDGPMDRAELRDVLEETKQGVLRIQQIVTDLRRFSREGEGEEAGQPEDALHEAKRLASVRLRSLGEVSLDVTPGLPPVRLGQRQLVQVLVNLLLNAADAVEMAVPARRAHIVVRARRVEGGVRLEVEDNGPGLPPEVMSRLFEPFFTTKPPGKGTGLGLALCREYVSRAGGTLLAENRCEGGARFSLVLPLGAERAAPAACGLAS, encoded by the coding sequence ATGATGGCGGATTCCTTCGGGTTGAAGACCCTGGCGCAGGTGAAGAGGAGGAACTTCTTCATCTGCGCGGCCCTCCTGGCCGTGGGGGCCGTTGGCCATTGCGGGGTGTCGGGCTCCGCGGACCCGGCGCCGCTGCTGTCGTTGCTCGGGTGGAGCTCGATGTTCGTGCTGCTCGGGGCGGCGGTGGGGGCGGGGTGGATTCCGGCGGAGTGGTCGGGCATGTGCTCCGGGTCCGTCAGCCTCGTGGCGGCGGCGCTGCTCATCCACGTCACCGGAGGGCCAGCCAGTCCCTACTTCCCGATGCTCAGCGCGCTGCCGCTCGTCGTCGCGACGTTCGCCTCGGAGATCCGCGGAGCCACGATCCTGACGAGCCTGGGGATGGTGGGAGTGGTGGTGCTGCTGGACACGCTGGCCGGCATGCCGGCGCGGCAGATGCTGCTGCATGTGTCGTGCTTCGGGCTCATCAGTGGGGTCGCCATCTTCCTGGCGGGGACGTACCGGCGCACGCGGAGCGCGGAGCGGTCGGCGCAGCAGGAGCGGTGGGTGGCGCAGCAGGAGCGGTGGGTGGCACAGCAGGAGCGCTTGGTGGCGCAGCAGGAGCGGCTGGCGGCGCTGGAGCGGCTCGCGGAGAGCGAGCGCCGCCGGTTGCGCGCCGAGCGCGAGCGCGCGGAGGTGGAGCGGCTGGTGCTGGTGGGGCAGCTGGCCGCCGGGGTGGCGCACGAGGTGAACAACCCGCTGGCCTTCGTGAAGTCCAACCTGCACTACCTCGAGCAGGAGCTGCTGGGCGGGGACGGGCCGATGGACCGCGCGGAGCTGCGGGACGTGCTCGAGGAGACGAAGCAGGGCGTGCTGCGCATCCAGCAGATCGTCACGGACCTGCGGCGCTTCTCGCGTGAGGGGGAGGGGGAAGAGGCGGGCCAGCCGGAAGACGCGCTGCACGAGGCGAAGCGGCTGGCGTCGGTGCGCCTGCGCAGCCTGGGCGAGGTGTCGCTGGACGTGACTCCGGGGCTGCCGCCGGTGCGGCTGGGGCAGCGGCAGCTGGTGCAGGTGTTGGTGAACCTGCTGCTGAACGCGGCGGACGCGGTGGAGATGGCGGTGCCCGCGCGCCGGGCCCACATCGTGGTGAGGGCGAGGCGGGTGGAGGGCGGGGTGCGGTTGGAGGTGGAGGACAACGGCCCGGGGCTTCCCCCGGAGGTGATGTCGCGGCTCTTCGAGCCCTTCTTCACCACCAAGCCGCCCGGGAAGGGGACGGGGCTGGGACTTGCCCTGTGCCGGGAGTACGTCTCACGCGCGGGGGGCACGCTCCTCGCGGAGAACCGCTGCGAGGGCGGCGCCCGCTTCTCCCTGGTGCTCCCGCTGGGGGCGGAGCGCGCCGCGCCGGCGGCCTGCGGCCTCGCGAGCTAG
- a CDS encoding helix-turn-helix transcriptional regulator: MQSAEGLDDYLRDPIGRYLTGESFLHWYASPEVCGFTVWGRPGEAQIQRLTQVLDVELAPSAPHVSLVDARRVEAPDANGLAVLVKYMMPRISGFSQTVKRQALVRPEGMAGAVVGGFYSLVSSSYPTRAFADPLEALSWLGRPESESHALMNELNDLVTRLMGQTPLLGELHRVLRTRLVDASLTDVAREMGMSERTLQRRLREAGTSFQSELNTVQVRTAQALLLESDAKLTAVAVEVGCASLQHFSSLFRKMTGESPSAWRARHRKTP; this comes from the coding sequence GTGCAATCCGCAGAAGGACTCGACGACTACCTCCGAGACCCCATCGGCCGCTACCTGACGGGGGAGAGCTTCCTCCATTGGTACGCCTCGCCCGAGGTGTGCGGGTTCACCGTATGGGGCAGGCCGGGCGAGGCGCAGATTCAACGCCTCACGCAGGTGCTGGACGTGGAGCTGGCGCCCTCGGCGCCACACGTGTCGCTGGTGGACGCGCGCCGCGTGGAGGCCCCGGACGCCAACGGCCTCGCCGTGCTGGTGAAGTACATGATGCCGCGCATCTCCGGCTTCTCCCAGACGGTGAAGCGCCAGGCGCTGGTGCGGCCGGAGGGCATGGCCGGCGCGGTGGTGGGCGGCTTCTACAGCCTCGTCAGCTCCAGCTACCCCACCCGCGCCTTCGCGGACCCGCTCGAGGCGCTCTCCTGGCTGGGCCGTCCCGAGAGCGAGTCGCACGCCCTCATGAACGAGCTCAACGATCTGGTGACACGGCTCATGGGGCAGACGCCCCTGCTCGGCGAGCTGCACCGGGTGCTGAGGACCCGGCTGGTGGACGCCAGCCTCACGGACGTGGCTCGGGAGATGGGCATGTCCGAGCGCACGCTCCAGCGCCGCCTGCGCGAGGCCGGCACCTCCTTCCAGTCCGAGCTCAACACGGTGCAGGTGCGCACCGCCCAGGCGCTCCTCCTGGAGAGCGACGCCAAGCTCACCGCCGTGGCCGTGGAGGTGGGGTGCGCCTCGCTCCAGCACTTCAGCAGCCTGTTCCGCAAGATGACGGGCGAGTCCCCCAGCGCCTGGAGGGCCCGGCACCGCAAGACGCCCTAG
- a CDS encoding fatty acid desaturase family protein, protein MPALLLGWDTLPGVGRAALLVLGFVLLFWNYAVLHNHMHVPIARPRALRWLVSRTLGVACGFAYRGYHIHHFNHHKYNDGEGDWGRRRPGEGALTYLVRSTLTPWLWPYALLGRIWKIASQKRGQRAELVLDFVLLQGSLVALALWRPWLALSYLGMVLLGQLSIHLLNLAAHHETDATRRDALGVTSTSRLYNLLCFNAGYHQAHHLRPQAPWRELPALTARLAGEGLVRPTLQTPLAPIHPAWVLRLLRSYAPAPCNPQKDSTTTSETPSAAT, encoded by the coding sequence GTGCCCGCTCTTTTGCTGGGGTGGGACACCCTGCCCGGGGTAGGACGCGCCGCCCTGCTGGTGCTCGGCTTCGTGCTCCTCTTCTGGAACTACGCCGTGCTCCACAACCACATGCACGTACCCATCGCGAGGCCCCGAGCCCTGCGCTGGCTCGTCTCGCGCACCCTGGGCGTGGCGTGTGGCTTCGCCTACCGCGGCTACCACATCCACCACTTCAACCATCACAAGTACAACGATGGAGAGGGGGACTGGGGCCGGCGCCGCCCCGGTGAGGGCGCGCTCACCTATCTGGTGCGCTCCACCCTCACCCCCTGGCTCTGGCCCTACGCGCTGCTGGGCAGAATCTGGAAGATCGCGTCCCAGAAGCGGGGCCAGCGCGCGGAGCTGGTGCTGGACTTCGTCCTGCTGCAGGGCTCCCTGGTGGCGCTCGCCCTGTGGCGGCCCTGGCTGGCGCTCTCCTACCTCGGCATGGTGCTCCTCGGGCAGCTGTCCATCCACCTGCTCAACCTGGCCGCCCACCATGAGACGGACGCCACCCGGAGGGACGCCCTGGGCGTCACCTCCACCTCCCGCCTGTACAACCTGCTGTGCTTCAACGCCGGCTACCACCAGGCCCACCACCTGCGCCCCCAGGCCCCCTGGAGGGAGCTGCCGGCCCTGACGGCCCGGCTGGCCGGCGAGGGGCTGGTTCGTCCAACACTGCAAACCCCGCTGGCCCCCATTCATCCCGCCTGGGTCCTCAGGCTCCTGCGGAGCTATGCTCCCGCGCCGTGCAATCCGCAGAAGGACTCGACGACTACCTCCGAGACCCCATCGGCCGCTACCTGA
- a CDS encoding helix-turn-helix domain-containing protein yields MASKTTYPGPPEQSSSSRRRTRGNKEASNRGKREAKQQLAKAMGDSAREARTKAGLTQADVAERIGVATEVYGRLERGLLMPSVPTLRRLCMALSLHADTLLSLGPGQPPAWSTPPLPPQPESPLMRRLMRHVRKLNPMQLRALSLVAATLLRGS; encoded by the coding sequence ATGGCGTCGAAGACGACTTATCCAGGCCCCCCCGAGCAGTCCTCCTCGTCCCGGCGCCGTACGCGCGGCAACAAGGAGGCCTCCAACAGGGGGAAACGAGAAGCGAAGCAACAGTTGGCCAAGGCCATGGGGGACTCCGCCCGAGAAGCCCGGACGAAAGCGGGGCTCACCCAGGCGGACGTGGCCGAGCGAATCGGCGTGGCCACGGAGGTGTACGGACGGTTGGAGCGAGGACTGTTGATGCCCAGCGTTCCCACGCTGCGCCGGCTGTGCATGGCGCTGAGCCTGCACGCGGATACGTTGCTGTCACTCGGCCCGGGCCAGCCCCCCGCCTGGAGCACCCCTCCCCTACCACCCCAGCCGGAGAGTCCGCTGATGCGGCGGCTGATGCGCCACGTGCGCAAGCTCAACCCCATGCAGCTCCGGGCGCTGTCCCTGGTGGCCGCCACGCTGCTGCGCGGGAGCTGA
- a CDS encoding HEAT repeat domain-containing protein, protein MSDERPDALLKSALEKIVYFEARAEQLHHELMSTREEMEHLKRELTQSEERELALRREVAELEVRLGRLSADRDELTRLNQALRTERSQLLGKLLEASRIRASDRPEREEDEDGLGIDLASFISQLRSEALTRPAEAVSAPAPSAPVYPWPAPSEPQRSEEEPAPALAVVTASSVASVSPVMQHAQRLLLEGRLAVSPGQMAELSGSGGGDETLFGFSVRELSAPDATSRVRAAERLKALGQPAAAPVLATALHAEKDPTVQVALLAAFAEVGKEEGASVVSPLLASTVPEVRIASLKALLALAPQEAAPHLAQAVKDPDRSVRRRASLLALGLEGESARRLGEEAIHDSDPEVRSLAALALGAGSGEHARSLLLEALKDPEVRVRRSAAQSLSRILGQDVSAVVNMDDGHRRREIRRLASLPVQPVRASLAPRAPPPVRLAVAAPAPMAAAPVPVAPAPAPARAAAPARPAPAPARSAAQAVRTAATPVAPPKAAPPPASRPAARSAPSPVEALCGPLMSEIRVAIRGRSLGELASGVSATLELVEEALALLVARGAIIRRGHKYFAA, encoded by the coding sequence GTGAGTGACGAGCGTCCGGACGCGCTGCTCAAGAGCGCACTCGAAAAGATCGTCTACTTCGAGGCCCGTGCCGAGCAGCTCCACCATGAGCTGATGTCCACGCGCGAGGAGATGGAGCACCTCAAGCGCGAGCTGACCCAGTCCGAGGAGCGGGAGCTGGCGCTGCGGCGCGAGGTGGCGGAGCTGGAGGTCCGGCTGGGCCGCCTGTCCGCCGACCGTGACGAGCTCACCCGCCTCAACCAGGCCCTGCGCACCGAGCGCAGCCAGCTGCTCGGCAAGCTGCTGGAGGCCAGCCGCATCCGGGCCTCGGACCGGCCCGAGCGCGAGGAGGACGAGGACGGCCTGGGCATCGACCTGGCCTCCTTCATCTCGCAGCTGCGCAGCGAGGCCCTCACGCGTCCGGCCGAGGCCGTGTCCGCGCCCGCGCCGTCCGCCCCCGTGTACCCGTGGCCCGCGCCGTCCGAGCCGCAGCGTTCCGAGGAGGAGCCGGCCCCCGCGCTCGCGGTGGTGACGGCGTCCTCGGTGGCGAGCGTCTCTCCGGTGATGCAGCACGCGCAGCGCCTCCTCCTGGAGGGGCGGCTGGCGGTGAGCCCCGGGCAGATGGCGGAGCTCTCCGGGAGCGGGGGCGGCGACGAGACCCTCTTCGGCTTCTCCGTGCGCGAGCTGTCGGCGCCGGATGCCACCTCGCGCGTGCGCGCCGCCGAGCGCCTCAAGGCCCTGGGCCAGCCGGCCGCCGCGCCCGTGCTGGCCACCGCGCTGCACGCGGAGAAGGACCCCACCGTCCAGGTCGCCCTGCTGGCCGCCTTCGCCGAGGTGGGCAAGGAGGAGGGGGCCTCGGTGGTGTCGCCCCTGCTGGCCTCCACCGTCCCCGAGGTACGCATCGCCTCCCTCAAGGCGCTGCTGGCCCTGGCGCCCCAGGAGGCCGCGCCCCACCTCGCCCAGGCCGTGAAGGACCCGGACCGCTCCGTGCGCCGGCGTGCCTCGTTGCTGGCGCTCGGCCTGGAGGGGGAGAGCGCGCGCCGTCTGGGCGAGGAGGCCATCCACGACTCGGACCCCGAGGTGCGCAGCCTCGCCGCCCTGGCGCTCGGGGCTGGCAGCGGGGAGCACGCCCGCTCGCTGTTGCTGGAGGCCCTCAAGGACCCCGAGGTGCGCGTGCGCCGCTCGGCCGCGCAGAGCCTCTCGCGCATCCTCGGCCAGGACGTCTCCGCCGTGGTGAACATGGATGACGGCCATCGCCGCCGGGAAATCCGCCGGCTCGCCTCGCTCCCCGTGCAGCCCGTGCGCGCCTCGCTCGCTCCCAGGGCGCCTCCACCCGTGCGCCTCGCCGTGGCCGCGCCCGCTCCCATGGCCGCTGCTCCGGTGCCCGTGGCGCCCGCCCCGGCTCCGGCCCGGGCCGCCGCGCCCGCCCGTCCCGCGCCCGCCCCGGCTCGGAGCGCGGCCCAGGCCGTCCGGACCGCCGCCACCCCGGTGGCCCCTCCGAAGGCAGCGCCTCCGCCCGCCTCGCGTCCCGCCGCGCGCTCGGCCCCTTCCCCCGTGGAAGCCCTGTGCGGGCCGTTGATGTCGGAGATCCGCGTGGCCATCCGTGGCCGCTCGCTCGGTGAGCTGGCTTCCGGGGTCTCGGCGACCCTGGAGCTCGTGGAGGAGGCGCTCGCCCTGCTCGTGGCCAGGGGAGCGATCATAAGGAGGGGGCACAAATACTTCGCCGCTTGA
- a CDS encoding ParA family protein, with the protein MDAPTYSPKQVAEMLGLPPKSIASALKQDSYTGTEVWALRAQLGAFPPSLGRRKQLFLNFKGGTGKTSLSTSYAWRLAELGYNVLIVDLDSQGHATKCLGFEGEDFDKTLLNVLVRKAPMTEVIQKSSLPNLHFVPSNLTMSTVDLALMPMAGREFKLRNALKEVEAQYDVIVFDAPPSFGLLNLNALMAANDLFVPVLADFLSFHGLKLLFETVQSLEEDLNHVLDHVFIVVNSFNATFKLAKEALEALQTHYPEYLLPTIIRQCTKFAQASSEGRPVFVADPNSKGANDIEALIQNVLPRLRVNTAPGSDSGTQQAG; encoded by the coding sequence ATGGATGCGCCGACGTACAGCCCCAAGCAGGTTGCCGAGATGCTCGGCCTGCCCCCGAAGTCCATCGCCTCGGCGCTGAAGCAGGACAGCTACACCGGCACGGAGGTGTGGGCGTTGCGGGCACAGCTCGGCGCGTTCCCGCCGTCGCTCGGCCGCCGCAAGCAGCTCTTCCTCAACTTCAAGGGCGGCACCGGCAAGACGTCCCTCTCCACCTCCTACGCCTGGCGCCTGGCGGAGCTGGGCTACAACGTCCTCATCGTCGACCTCGACAGCCAGGGCCACGCCACCAAGTGCCTGGGCTTCGAGGGCGAGGACTTCGACAAGACGCTCCTCAACGTCCTGGTGCGCAAGGCGCCCATGACCGAGGTCATCCAGAAGAGCTCCCTGCCCAACCTGCACTTCGTCCCCTCCAACCTCACCATGTCCACGGTGGACCTGGCGCTGATGCCCATGGCGGGACGCGAGTTCAAGCTGCGCAACGCCCTCAAGGAGGTGGAGGCCCAGTACGACGTCATCGTCTTCGACGCGCCTCCCTCCTTCGGACTGCTCAACCTCAACGCGTTGATGGCGGCCAACGACCTGTTCGTCCCGGTGCTGGCCGACTTCCTCTCCTTCCACGGCCTCAAGCTGCTCTTCGAGACGGTGCAGAGCCTGGAGGAGGACCTCAACCACGTGCTGGACCACGTCTTCATCGTGGTCAACTCCTTCAACGCCACCTTCAAGCTGGCGAAGGAGGCGCTCGAGGCCCTCCAGACGCACTACCCGGAGTACCTGCTGCCCACCATCATCCGGCAGTGCACCAAGTTCGCCCAGGCCTCGAGCGAGGGCCGGCCCGTCTTCGTGGCCGATCCCAACTCCAAGGGGGCCAACGACATCGAGGCCCTCATCCAGAACGTGCTTCCACGCTTGCGGGTGAACACGGCTCCCGGTAGCGATAGCGGTACGCAGCAGGCCGGTTGA
- a CDS encoding extensin-like protein, which yields MKKAFEQNVSRAKPRLRLGAFTGVVDPATPEETPESAEPQAQVHAPEPEPEQYAAPEPTREPEPPAAAANDLSAEVRARIERARAPRPTASEVIEAALRSPPHQAPHHATQVAAAQAHTAPAHTAHVATPPAAPVARVEAPEPEVEVQTPPSPSPREDMDTHARRERLKERLKAVRENPRPEPLPASVAEAGMRAVERISALQNELSKVKALNLSLTQELEVSRRQAEKATEEARLRMDEARRLASEMEGRLKLLGDLERELAALEGERDEALLSLQEARQAMQAAAQERATLEAAVAEAKKALADSLSEEERLASELESSKDEAAALRRAVDTLQGERDVLAQQVASLTAERAELLEARKALEAVHRALSQAVAR from the coding sequence ATGAAGAAGGCCTTCGAACAGAACGTGTCCCGCGCCAAGCCGCGCCTCCGCTTGGGGGCCTTCACCGGCGTCGTCGATCCCGCCACGCCCGAGGAGACCCCGGAGTCCGCCGAGCCGCAGGCCCAGGTGCATGCTCCCGAGCCGGAGCCCGAGCAGTACGCGGCCCCCGAGCCCACGCGGGAGCCCGAGCCGCCGGCCGCCGCCGCCAACGATCTGTCCGCCGAGGTGCGGGCCCGTATCGAGCGCGCCCGCGCCCCGCGCCCCACCGCCTCCGAGGTCATCGAAGCCGCCCTGCGCTCGCCCCCGCACCAGGCGCCGCACCACGCGACGCAGGTGGCCGCCGCCCAGGCCCACACCGCCCCGGCCCACACCGCTCACGTGGCCACGCCCCCCGCGGCGCCGGTGGCCCGGGTGGAGGCTCCCGAGCCCGAGGTGGAGGTGCAGACGCCGCCCTCGCCCTCGCCCCGCGAGGACATGGACACGCACGCCCGCCGCGAGCGGCTCAAGGAGCGCCTCAAGGCGGTGCGCGAGAATCCCCGCCCCGAGCCCCTGCCGGCCAGCGTCGCCGAGGCGGGCATGCGCGCGGTGGAGCGCATCTCCGCGCTGCAGAACGAGCTCTCCAAGGTGAAGGCCCTCAACCTCTCGCTCACCCAGGAGCTGGAGGTGTCCCGTCGCCAGGCGGAGAAGGCCACCGAGGAGGCGCGCCTGCGCATGGACGAGGCCCGCCGGCTCGCCTCCGAGATGGAGGGCCGGTTGAAGCTGCTGGGTGACCTCGAGCGCGAGCTGGCCGCCCTGGAGGGTGAGCGCGACGAGGCCCTGCTGTCCCTGCAGGAGGCACGTCAGGCCATGCAGGCCGCCGCCCAGGAGCGCGCCACCCTCGAGGCCGCCGTCGCGGAGGCCAAGAAGGCGCTCGCCGACAGTCTCTCCGAGGAGGAGCGGCTCGCCAGCGAGCTGGAGTCCTCCAAGGACGAGGCCGCCGCGTTGCGCCGCGCCGTGGACACGCTCCAGGGCGAGCGGGACGTGCTGGCCCAGCAGGTGGCCTCGCTCACCGCCGAGCGCGCCGAGCTGCTCGAGGCCCGCAAGGCGCTCGAGGCCGTCCACCGCGCGCTCAGTCAGGCCGTGGCGCGCTGA
- a CDS encoding ferritin-like domain-containing protein — protein MERKASEIGMNRTGIKASPVHSKEAIEGAEKRGPSSLGDASGIAKVRQEFSREVDGLGSVPPPSPKGMVKTAVDMLKGGRATVFVDKLGQRAGFERTGVRLYEAALSKLDVFGTWEGGPSREQLEKIRLDELSHFALIKRTMEKLGADPTALTPAADLQANMSAGVPKMMVDPRVNLLQSLEGLLTAELVDNASWELLIELARELGHSAIAEEFQRALDVEQEHLALVRSWISTGTMLEARVGEEAAGAPA, from the coding sequence ATGGAACGCAAGGCGAGCGAGATTGGAATGAACCGGACGGGCATCAAGGCCTCTCCGGTGCACAGCAAGGAAGCCATCGAGGGAGCCGAGAAGCGGGGCCCGAGCAGCCTCGGTGATGCCTCGGGCATCGCGAAGGTGCGTCAGGAGTTCTCGCGCGAGGTGGATGGCCTGGGGTCGGTGCCACCTCCTTCTCCGAAGGGGATGGTGAAGACGGCGGTGGACATGCTGAAGGGCGGCCGGGCCACCGTGTTCGTCGACAAGCTGGGCCAGCGCGCCGGCTTCGAGCGCACCGGGGTGCGGCTGTACGAGGCGGCCCTGTCCAAGCTGGACGTGTTCGGCACGTGGGAGGGCGGGCCCTCGCGGGAGCAGCTGGAGAAGATCCGCCTGGATGAGCTGTCGCACTTCGCCCTGATCAAGCGCACCATGGAGAAGCTGGGAGCCGATCCCACGGCGCTCACGCCGGCGGCGGACCTGCAGGCCAACATGTCTGCGGGCGTGCCCAAGATGATGGTGGATCCGCGCGTCAACCTGCTGCAGTCGCTGGAGGGGTTGCTGACGGCCGAGCTCGTGGACAACGCGAGCTGGGAGCTGCTCATCGAGCTGGCGCGCGAGCTGGGGCACTCCGCCATCGCCGAGGAGTTCCAGCGGGCGCTGGACGTGGAGCAGGAGCACCTGGCGCTGGTGCGCAGCTGGATCTCCACCGGGACGATGCTGGAGGCGAGGGTCGGCGAGGAGGCCGCTGGCGCTCCGGCGTAA
- a CDS encoding DUF924 family protein, with amino-acid sequence MASVDDILTFWFGPPSEPGHTAPRALWFERDAAFDAECAHRFLATHEKAAAGELNAWRDEPRSALALVLLLDQFPRNLFRESPRAYASDAQAREVARHALARGLDVPLPPVWRWFFYLPFEHSEDIHDQRLAVFLFEVLALQDPGSAESLEYARRHHDIIARFGRFPHRNARLGRESTPEEAAFLQEPNSSF; translated from the coding sequence ATGGCCAGCGTGGACGACATCCTCACCTTCTGGTTCGGCCCTCCGTCCGAGCCAGGACACACCGCGCCGCGCGCGCTCTGGTTCGAGCGCGACGCCGCCTTCGATGCCGAGTGCGCCCACCGGTTCCTCGCCACCCACGAGAAGGCCGCCGCCGGGGAGCTGAACGCCTGGCGCGATGAGCCACGCAGTGCCCTGGCCCTCGTGCTCCTCCTGGACCAGTTCCCGCGCAACCTCTTCCGCGAGTCGCCGCGTGCCTACGCCTCGGACGCCCAGGCCCGCGAGGTCGCGCGTCACGCGCTCGCCCGTGGACTCGACGTTCCCCTGCCCCCTGTCTGGCGTTGGTTCTTCTACCTGCCCTTCGAGCACAGCGAGGACATCCACGACCAGCGTCTGGCCGTGTTCCTCTTCGAGGTGCTCGCCCTCCAGGACCCGGGCAGCGCCGAATCACTGGAGTACGCCCGCCGCCACCACGACATCATCGCGCGCTTCGGGCGCTTCCCCCACCGCAACGCCCGGCTGGGCCGCGAGTCGACTCCGGAGGAAGCCGCCTTCCTCCAGGAGCCGAACTCGTCCTTCTAG
- a CDS encoding TspO/MBR family protein has translation MQEQYNLDSPSLTTLKNPSLRTESLVALGTFGALTAGSALLGAGVSNSGQLWYRRLRKPGFTPPSWVFGPTWTVLYGLMSFSAWRVWNRPAGPKRSWALALWGLQLGFNALWSPLFFGKHRTRAALADIAALGVSLAAYTAVAGKVDRGAAWMMAPYLGWVGFASALNEEIVRLNP, from the coding sequence ATGCAGGAGCAATACAATCTGGACAGCCCGTCGCTCACGACCTTGAAGAACCCGTCGCTGCGGACGGAGTCGCTCGTGGCGCTGGGGACCTTCGGGGCGCTCACCGCGGGCTCGGCCCTGCTGGGAGCGGGCGTTTCGAACAGCGGACAACTCTGGTACCGGCGGCTGCGCAAGCCGGGCTTCACCCCGCCGTCCTGGGTGTTCGGGCCGACGTGGACGGTGCTGTACGGATTGATGTCCTTCTCCGCGTGGCGGGTGTGGAACCGGCCGGCGGGCCCCAAGCGCTCGTGGGCGCTCGCCTTGTGGGGCCTGCAACTCGGCTTCAACGCGCTCTGGTCCCCACTCTTCTTCGGCAAGCACCGCACGCGGGCGGCGCTCGCGGACATCGCGGCGCTCGGCGTGAGCCTCGCCGCGTATACCGCGGTGGCGGGGAAGGTGGACCGGGGGGCCGCGTGGATGATGGCGCCCTATCTCGGCTGGGTGGGCTTCGCGAGCGCGCTCAACGAGGAGATCGTCCGCCTCAATCCTTGA
- a CDS encoding lipin/Ned1/Smp2 family protein has product MTRTVARLAALSVWILCAVPSSAFAQLTCPDYGSVANPPALQGPTRRSFRHTGSQLLSWTHPPYHMVHDQIVPVGTQATVVGKFDYGGVLHKDLEDEDVHVYIMGTNAPGWQYVGEFRTDSDGKIYVPITRPVGEYRVTMIVEGDLSSATGFLSVVEPGRQTVLFDIDGTLTLNDFEAVGDYLGCSTAQAYAHAVDVVNSYAAKGYQIIYLTARPYWVGKDTREWIDYQGLVDGHVHTNPYGDGPIPPNTEQYKTDYLTYLLEDVGLDIVRVYGNATTDIGAYEAAGLPKSETYIIGEHAGVDGTMPIRNDYLQHLLSVVASTPDADCIPR; this is encoded by the coding sequence TTGACACGGACTGTTGCTCGACTCGCTGCGCTGTCTGTCTGGATTCTGTGTGCGGTTCCTTCGTCTGCCTTCGCGCAACTCACGTGCCCGGACTATGGCTCGGTCGCGAATCCCCCCGCGCTCCAGGGCCCGACCCGGCGGAGCTTCCGGCACACGGGCAGCCAGCTCCTCTCCTGGACCCATCCGCCCTATCACATGGTGCATGACCAGATCGTGCCCGTGGGGACCCAGGCCACCGTCGTGGGCAAGTTCGACTACGGCGGCGTCCTGCACAAGGACCTCGAGGACGAGGACGTCCACGTCTACATCATGGGGACCAACGCACCGGGCTGGCAGTATGTCGGCGAGTTCCGCACGGACTCCGATGGGAAGATCTACGTCCCCATCACCCGCCCCGTGGGCGAGTACCGGGTCACCATGATCGTCGAGGGCGATCTCAGCTCCGCCACCGGCTTCCTCTCCGTGGTCGAGCCCGGCCGCCAGACCGTCCTGTTCGACATCGACGGCACCCTGACCCTCAATGACTTCGAGGCGGTCGGCGACTACCTCGGCTGCAGCACGGCCCAGGCCTACGCGCATGCGGTCGATGTGGTGAACAGCTACGCGGCCAAGGGCTACCAGATCATCTATCTCACGGCCCGCCCCTATTGGGTCGGCAAGGACACGCGCGAGTGGATCGACTACCAGGGCCTCGTCGACGGGCACGTCCACACCAATCCCTATGGAGATGGTCCCATTCCGCCGAACACCGAGCAGTACAAGACCGACTACCTCACCTACCTGCTCGAGGATGTCGGGCTCGACATCGTCCGCGTGTATGGGAACGCGACCACGGACATTGGCGCCTATGAGGCCGCGGGTCTGCCCAAATCCGAAACCTATATCATTGGCGAGCACGCGGGCGTCGACGGCACCATGCCCATCCGCAACGACTACCTCCAGCACCTGCTCTCGGTCGTGGCCTCCACGCCCGACGCCGATTGCATCCCCCGGTAG